The proteins below are encoded in one region of Clostridium estertheticum:
- a CDS encoding amidase domain-containing protein, with protein sequence MKEHICKISTSIIILSSFLLLVGLFCYKSNDFFTSKAMAISTIAPVNPDTAEITKVIEDIYKDRNSMFITKDITNLPNYYDVSQKLGKWSLEHEVKRLSYFNDWSCQRDMNYVKVESTPKVRKITSTQGGLRLLVDEYYKFQYTYKNDVNPTTNIFGVGLTHSMDLIKKDGKWLIYSDWYLDCFEDALKSYSGEIKDPKLNIDNKEKYNLQNCPKILAEPKAVTKGKYDKINAVKYADKYCGIPWASGNLKKYNKKYTNYTGIGGNCTNYVSQSMGDKEGGGLEFDGVWHCTYKKYGGADGTSAWVNADAFKQYLTYSGRGKIIGKGTFKELISPIPGYPCGVIQKLDLGDLICYAKGSDIDHFAIVTGFDSHGYPLVNTHTIDRYHVPWDLGWGDKNIKFYFIHVR encoded by the coding sequence ATGAAAGAACATATTTGCAAAATTAGTACTTCTATTATTATTCTGTCGTCTTTTCTTTTATTAGTAGGGTTATTTTGCTATAAATCAAATGATTTTTTTACAAGTAAAGCTATGGCTATTTCTACAATAGCTCCTGTAAATCCTGATACAGCTGAGATCACAAAAGTAATTGAAGATATTTATAAAGATCGTAATTCAATGTTTATTACTAAAGATATTACTAATCTACCTAATTATTATGATGTTTCTCAAAAGCTTGGAAAATGGAGCTTGGAGCATGAAGTGAAAAGACTTAGTTATTTTAATGATTGGTCATGTCAAAGAGATATGAACTATGTAAAGGTTGAATCTACTCCAAAAGTTAGAAAAATAACTAGTACACAAGGAGGTCTTCGCTTATTAGTAGATGAATATTACAAATTCCAATATACTTACAAAAATGATGTAAATCCGACTACAAATATTTTTGGAGTGGGACTAACACACTCTATGGATTTAATAAAAAAAGATGGAAAGTGGTTAATTTACTCTGATTGGTATTTAGATTGCTTTGAAGATGCTTTAAAATCTTATTCAGGGGAAATAAAAGATCCTAAGCTTAATATTGATAATAAGGAAAAATATAATCTTCAAAATTGTCCTAAAATACTAGCTGAACCAAAAGCTGTTACCAAAGGTAAATATGATAAAATAAATGCTGTTAAATATGCTGATAAATACTGTGGAATACCATGGGCAAGTGGAAATTTAAAAAAATATAATAAAAAGTACACAAATTATACTGGCATTGGTGGAAATTGTACTAATTATGTATCTCAATCAATGGGAGATAAAGAAGGTGGTGGTCTAGAATTTGATGGTGTTTGGCATTGTACTTACAAAAAATATGGTGGAGCTGACGGAACATCCGCATGGGTTAATGCTGACGCATTTAAACAATATTTGACTTATAGTGGTAGGGGCAAAATAATAGGAAAAGGGACATTTAAGGAATTAATCTCTCCTATTCCTGGTTATCCATGTGGTGTTATACAAAAATTAGATCTAGGTGATCTTATTTGTTACGCAAAAGGTAGTGATATAGATCATTTTGCTATAGTTACTGGTTTTGATTCTCATGGTTATCCTCTTGTTAATACTCATACCATTGATAGATATCATGTGCCTTGGGATTTAGGTTGGGGAGATAAAAATATCAAGTTTTATTTTATACATGTAAGATAG
- a CDS encoding cation-translocating P-type ATPase, whose protein sequence is MFARKTIKEVLKEFNSNLETGLSQKESEIQREKFGFNQLETKKPKTLLVMFFAQLNDILIYILIAAAVISALLGETSDAVIIAIVIVINATVGIIQESKAEKALDALKKLSTPNAVVRRDGDVKEIPSREVVPGDIIIIDAGRYVPCDLRLLETANLKIEESTLTGESVPVDKDATLVLTGDDIPLGDQKNMLFMSTLATYGRGVGIAVSTGMNTEIGKIAKMLDEKVDTETPLQKKLAQLGKFLGIGALFICALMFVVGVLQRRDLFEMLLTSISLAVAAIPEGLPAIVTIVLAMGVQKMIKENAIVRKLPAVETLGSVNIICSDKTGTLTQNKMTITKFYAGDSLGNIETLNLNDKEHKLLLENLILCNDATYSENSKTGDPTEIALLVAGARNNIFKDDLEKKHQRIDEIPFESDRKLMTTVNKYDDEYYVMTKGAIDNLLNICTKAYIKGNIVTITPEIKKDIIAIANNMSDDALRVLGAAYKILKTNHVDIDSLENDLILIGLVGMIDPPRLEVRDSIALCHASGIKTVMITGDHQNTAFAIAKELNITNDSKAVMSGTELDKISEVELNNRIDNIRVFARVSPEHKVKIIKAFKSKGNIVSMTGDGVNDAPSLKIANIGVAMGITGTDVAKGAADMVLMDDNFSTIVAAIKEGRNIFRNIKKTVIFLISCNVGEIIALFFAILLGWASPLRPIHILWVNLITDTLPALALGVDPGDPDVMKYKPRNPKDSLFKNGTLSLALNGLLIGILTLAAFIIGAKYYSGDTNLFPLFPKGLKPDALEHAQTMAFVVLSCSQLVHSLNMRNEKKSIFQIGLFSNKYLIGSIILGLMLQILIITIPPLANAFSVHALSINDWGFVTILSLMPLILNEIVKMFKRLSSKTLEN, encoded by the coding sequence ATGTTTGCACGTAAAACTATAAAAGAAGTTCTAAAAGAATTTAACTCCAATTTAGAAACGGGGCTTTCTCAAAAAGAATCAGAAATCCAAAGAGAAAAATTTGGATTCAATCAGTTAGAAACTAAAAAACCTAAAACACTACTAGTTATGTTTTTTGCCCAATTAAATGATATTCTAATTTACATTTTAATTGCAGCTGCTGTAATTTCTGCCCTTCTTGGTGAAACAAGCGATGCAGTTATAATTGCTATCGTAATTGTTATCAATGCTACCGTAGGAATTATTCAAGAATCTAAAGCAGAAAAAGCTCTTGATGCATTGAAGAAACTCTCCACTCCAAATGCCGTAGTTAGACGTGACGGAGATGTAAAAGAAATTCCATCTAGAGAAGTTGTACCTGGCGATATTATTATTATTGACGCTGGACGATATGTACCTTGCGATTTAAGGCTACTTGAAACTGCAAATTTAAAAATCGAGGAATCTACACTTACAGGAGAATCTGTGCCAGTGGATAAAGATGCAACACTTGTATTAACCGGCGATGATATCCCACTAGGAGATCAAAAAAACATGCTCTTTATGTCAACTCTTGCAACCTATGGTAGAGGTGTTGGCATAGCTGTTTCTACTGGAATGAACACTGAGATTGGTAAAATTGCTAAAATGCTAGACGAAAAAGTAGATACCGAAACTCCATTGCAAAAAAAACTAGCACAGCTTGGAAAATTCCTTGGAATAGGTGCATTATTTATATGTGCTCTTATGTTTGTTGTAGGTGTTCTTCAAAGGAGAGATCTTTTTGAAATGCTTCTTACATCCATTAGTTTAGCTGTTGCAGCTATCCCTGAAGGTCTCCCTGCAATAGTCACTATAGTACTTGCTATGGGAGTTCAAAAAATGATTAAGGAGAATGCAATTGTACGTAAACTACCTGCTGTTGAAACTTTAGGTTCAGTAAATATTATATGTTCAGACAAAACAGGAACCTTAACTCAAAATAAAATGACTATAACAAAATTTTATGCAGGAGATTCCCTAGGAAATATTGAGACTTTAAATCTTAATGATAAAGAGCATAAGTTGCTACTTGAAAATCTCATTTTATGTAATGATGCTACCTACTCCGAAAATTCAAAAACAGGTGATCCAACTGAAATTGCGCTACTCGTAGCTGGTGCACGCAACAATATATTTAAAGATGACCTAGAGAAAAAACATCAAAGAATTGATGAGATTCCTTTTGAATCGGATAGAAAATTAATGACTACTGTAAATAAATATGATGATGAATATTATGTAATGACAAAAGGAGCAATAGATAATCTGTTAAATATATGTACTAAAGCCTATATCAAAGGTAACATCGTAACTATTACTCCTGAAATAAAAAAAGACATAATAGCAATCGCAAATAACATGTCTGATGATGCATTAAGAGTTTTGGGTGCTGCTTATAAAATTCTTAAAACAAATCATGTAGATATTGATTCTTTAGAAAATGATTTAATACTTATTGGGCTCGTTGGAATGATAGATCCACCAAGGCTTGAGGTTAGAGATTCTATTGCACTATGTCACGCGTCAGGAATTAAGACTGTAATGATAACTGGTGACCATCAAAATACAGCTTTTGCTATTGCAAAAGAACTTAATATTACAAATGATTCTAAAGCCGTTATGTCTGGAACTGAGCTTGATAAAATTTCAGAGGTCGAATTAAATAATAGGATTGATAATATTAGGGTATTCGCAAGAGTATCTCCAGAGCATAAAGTGAAAATTATAAAAGCTTTTAAATCCAAAGGAAACATAGTATCAATGACTGGAGACGGAGTAAATGATGCGCCCTCTCTTAAAATAGCAAACATCGGCGTTGCAATGGGTATAACAGGTACTGATGTAGCTAAGGGTGCCGCTGATATGGTATTAATGGATGATAATTTTTCAACTATTGTTGCTGCTATAAAAGAAGGAAGAAACATCTTTCGCAATATCAAAAAGACTGTAATATTCCTTATCTCCTGTAATGTCGGAGAAATTATAGCACTGTTTTTTGCAATACTTTTAGGTTGGGCATCTCCCCTTCGCCCCATCCATATATTGTGGGTTAACTTAATTACAGATACACTTCCAGCTCTAGCTCTAGGAGTCGATCCTGGCGACCCCGACGTAATGAAATATAAGCCACGTAATCCAAAGGATAGTTTATTTAAGAACGGAACCTTAAGTTTAGCTCTTAATGGATTGTTAATTGGAATACTAACCCTAGCAGCATTTATAATAGGTGCAAAATACTATAGTGGTGATACAAATCTATTCCCACTATTCCCGAAAGGCCTTAAACCAGATGCTTTAGAACATGCACAAACTATGGCTTTTGTAGTCCTTAGTTGCTCTCAGCTTGTTCATTCATTAAATATGAGAAATGAAAAGAAGTCCATATTCCAAATAGGTTTATTTTCAAATAAATATTTAATTGGATCTATTATCTTAGGCCTAATGCTACAAATCCTTATAATAACAATACCACCACTTGCAAATGCATTTAGTGTTCATGCTTTGAGTATTAATGATTGGGGTTTCGTAACTATATTATCCCTCATGCCCTTAATCTTAAATGAAATTGTAAAAATGTTTAAACGTTTATCATCTAAAACTTTAGAAAATTAA
- a CDS encoding chromate transporter: MGILTKIFLSFLKIGAFSFGGGYAMLPLIEKEIVKSNNWISYKEFVDIIGISQMTPGPISINSATFVGFKVAGISGSIAATLGVISFSFVLVSIANHYIVKFKNSYIMKAALAGMRPAMIGLIISVFLSLGRESYKDIKSVIIGFIILGLLLTDKFNPIITIMISGILGIIFYGLLPI; encoded by the coding sequence ATGGGTATTCTAACTAAAATTTTTCTATCCTTTTTAAAAATAGGTGCCTTTAGCTTTGGCGGAGGTTATGCTATGCTTCCACTTATCGAAAAAGAAATTGTAAAAAGCAATAATTGGATTAGCTATAAAGAGTTTGTTGATATTATTGGAATATCGCAGATGACTCCAGGACCAATATCCATAAATTCAGCTACTTTTGTAGGCTTTAAAGTGGCCGGTATATCGGGTAGTATCGCTGCAACTTTAGGTGTAATTTCATTTTCTTTTGTTCTAGTTTCCATTGCAAACCATTATATTGTAAAATTTAAAAATTCATATATAATGAAAGCCGCCCTTGCCGGTATGCGTCCCGCTATGATTGGTCTTATAATTTCTGTATTCTTATCACTAGGACGTGAATCTTATAAGGACATTAAAAGCGTAATAATAGGATTTATAATACTCGGACTACTACTAACTGATAAATTTAATCCAATTATAACAATAATGATTTCTGGAATATTAGGCATTATATTTTATGGCCTATTACCCATATGA
- a CDS encoding chromate transporter: MQRLLIMFLTFFKIGSFTFGGGYAMIPLIETEVVSKKKWLSKEDFLDIVVISQTFPGALAVNCSIFIGYRIGGLIGAIIGLLGVVLPSFFIILCISIFFMRFRKYYYVNLIFKGISAAVPVLVLIAVVSLSKSLNKSYANLIVILMSIVSILFFKVNPVIVILLSALYGVIFLGKKVK, translated from the coding sequence GTGCAAAGATTACTAATTATGTTTTTAACTTTTTTTAAAATAGGTTCTTTTACCTTTGGTGGAGGTTATGCCATGATTCCACTTATTGAGACTGAAGTTGTAAGTAAAAAAAAGTGGCTTTCAAAAGAAGACTTTTTAGATATAGTTGTTATTTCCCAGACTTTTCCTGGAGCCTTAGCTGTTAATTGTAGCATATTTATTGGTTATAGAATTGGTGGTCTAATTGGAGCTATCATTGGACTTCTAGGGGTTGTTTTACCTTCATTTTTTATAATTCTATGCATATCTATCTTTTTTATGAGATTTCGTAAGTATTATTATGTGAATTTAATTTTTAAAGGTATTTCTGCTGCAGTACCAGTGCTTGTACTTATAGCTGTAGTAAGTTTATCAAAATCTCTAAATAAAAGCTATGCAAATCTTATTGTAATTTTAATGTCAATTGTAAGCATATTATTTTTCAAAGTAAATCCTGTTATAGTTATACTTTTATCTGCTTTATATGGAGTTATATTTCTTGGAAAGAAGGTGAAGTAA
- a CDS encoding YaaR family protein: MEISRTRRNSTITTDKKTIQNKMDFSQNFSSARHNKSEEQLKEMMDDIKKKGNRLSTTKCYADVKAYKNLIKEYLESVLKHMYEVKKDISFWQTQYFITVDTVDAKLEELTQMLLSQEKDNLKVANTIDEISGLIVDIYK, encoded by the coding sequence ATGGAAATATCAAGAACTAGAAGAAATTCGACTATTACAACTGATAAAAAAACTATTCAGAATAAAATGGACTTTTCTCAAAACTTTAGTTCTGCTAGGCATAATAAATCAGAGGAGCAGCTAAAGGAGATGATGGATGATATAAAAAAGAAAGGAAATAGGTTAAGTACTACAAAATGTTATGCTGATGTTAAAGCATATAAAAATTTAATTAAAGAATACTTGGAGTCTGTTTTGAAACATATGTATGAGGTTAAAAAAGATATTAGTTTTTGGCAAACACAATATTTTATAACAGTAGATACTGTAGATGCTAAACTTGAAGAACTTACTCAAATGTTACTTAGTCAGGAAAAAGATAATCTTAAGGTAGCAAATACTATTGATGAAATTTCAGGCTTAATAGTTGATATATACAAATAA